A stretch of Gemmatimonas aurantiaca T-27 DNA encodes these proteins:
- the sucD gene encoding succinate--CoA ligase subunit alpha, which yields MSIFIDNSTKLVVQGITGRDGSFHAKQMIEYGTKVVAGVTPGKGGQTFEGTAPIFDTVYDAVQATGANTSVIYVPPMYAADAIMEAAAAGVKFIVCITEGVPVLDMTKVYPYVKEHGARLLGPNCPGLITPGESKVGIIPGRICAPGPVGVVSRSGTLTYEVVNALTKAGIGQSTCVGIGGDPINGTNFIDCLAAFEKDPNTKAVAMMGEIGGTDEQEAATFIKEHMTKPVVGFIAGQTAPPGRRMGHAGAIISGSAGTAAEKIDSFKAAGMGVAQRPIDFVELIKARLA from the coding sequence GTGAGCATTTTCATCGACAACAGCACCAAGCTGGTGGTGCAGGGCATCACGGGCCGCGATGGCTCGTTCCATGCCAAGCAGATGATCGAGTACGGCACGAAGGTCGTGGCCGGCGTCACGCCCGGTAAGGGCGGTCAGACGTTCGAAGGCACGGCGCCGATTTTCGATACGGTGTACGATGCCGTGCAGGCAACGGGCGCCAACACGTCGGTGATCTACGTGCCGCCGATGTACGCGGCCGATGCGATCATGGAAGCGGCGGCGGCGGGCGTGAAGTTCATCGTCTGCATCACCGAAGGCGTGCCGGTGCTCGACATGACCAAGGTGTATCCGTACGTGAAGGAGCATGGCGCCCGCCTGCTCGGCCCGAATTGCCCGGGTCTGATCACGCCGGGTGAGAGCAAGGTCGGCATCATCCCGGGCCGCATCTGCGCGCCGGGCCCGGTCGGCGTCGTCAGCCGCTCCGGCACGCTCACCTACGAAGTCGTGAACGCGCTCACCAAGGCCGGCATCGGCCAGAGCACGTGCGTCGGCATCGGTGGTGATCCGATCAACGGCACCAACTTCATCGATTGCCTCGCGGCGTTCGAGAAGGATCCGAACACGAAGGCCGTGGCCATGATGGGTGAAATCGGTGGCACGGACGAGCAGGAAGCGGCGACGTTCATCAAGGAGCACATGACCAAGCCGGTCGTGGGCTTCATCGCCGGTCAGACCGCTCCGCCGGGACGCCGCATGGGTCACGCGGGCGCGATCATCTCCGGTTCGGCCGGTACGGCGGCCGAGAAGATCGATTCGTTCAAGGCGGCGGGCATGGGCGTGGCCCAGCGTCCGATCGACTTCGTGGAGCTGATCAAGGCGCGTCTGGCCTGA
- the sucC gene encoding ADP-forming succinate--CoA ligase subunit beta, with protein sequence MNLHEYQAKELLRVAGVPIPPGEIATTPEQAEAIAKKLGTAVMVKAQVHAGGRGKAGGVKFCPTPEAAKEKATAILGMTIKDLTVEKVLVTVAADIASEAYVGIIVDRATKKPVFMVSAAGGIDIEEVAATTPEKILYHPVDTRYGLLPFEAMRMGFFLYQDVKLARQAAKIMQQLYTAFMSAGCSIAEINPLVVTPQNELIAVDGKMVIDDNELDRLPQIAALRDESSEAPSEVDARNANLTFIKLDGNVGCVVNGAGLAMATMDLVKYYGGDPANFLDIGGSSNPEKVVNALRIITADPNVKCILFNIFGGITRTDDVANGIVTATKANPLKVPIVIRLTGTNEELALQILKENGFSASSDMDSAVQRAVELATKGGAA encoded by the coding sequence GTGAACCTACACGAGTATCAGGCGAAGGAGCTGCTGCGGGTGGCCGGTGTGCCGATCCCGCCAGGTGAAATCGCCACGACGCCGGAGCAGGCGGAGGCCATTGCGAAAAAGCTTGGCACCGCCGTGATGGTAAAGGCCCAGGTCCATGCCGGCGGTCGCGGCAAGGCCGGTGGCGTGAAGTTCTGCCCGACGCCCGAAGCGGCGAAGGAAAAGGCCACGGCCATCCTCGGCATGACCATCAAGGACCTGACCGTCGAGAAGGTCCTCGTCACGGTGGCCGCTGACATCGCGTCGGAAGCCTACGTCGGCATCATCGTGGATCGTGCCACGAAGAAGCCGGTGTTCATGGTCTCCGCCGCTGGTGGCATCGACATCGAAGAGGTGGCAGCCACCACGCCGGAAAAGATCCTCTACCACCCGGTGGACACGCGCTACGGCCTGTTGCCGTTCGAAGCCATGCGCATGGGCTTCTTCCTGTATCAGGATGTGAAGCTGGCGCGCCAGGCCGCGAAGATCATGCAGCAGCTCTACACGGCGTTCATGAGCGCCGGCTGCTCGATCGCCGAGATCAACCCGCTCGTCGTGACGCCGCAGAATGAACTCATCGCGGTCGACGGCAAGATGGTCATCGACGACAACGAACTCGATCGCCTCCCGCAGATCGCCGCACTGCGCGACGAATCGTCGGAAGCGCCGAGTGAAGTCGATGCGCGCAACGCGAACCTCACGTTCATCAAGCTCGATGGCAACGTCGGCTGCGTGGTGAACGGCGCCGGTCTCGCGATGGCCACGATGGATCTCGTGAAGTACTACGGCGGCGACCCGGCCAACTTCCTCGACATCGGCGGCTCGTCGAACCCGGAGAAGGTCGTGAATGCACTGCGCATCATCACCGCCGATCCGAACGTCAAGTGTATCCTGTTCAACATCTTCGGCGGCATCACGCGCACCGATGACGTAGCCAACGGCATCGTCACGGCCACGAAGGCGAATCCGCTCAAGGTGCCCATCGTCATCCGCCTCACTGGCACCAACGAGGAGCTCGCGTTGCAGATCCTGAAGGAGAATGGCTTCTCCGCGTCGAGCGACATGGACTCGGCCGTGCAGCGTGCCGTGGAACTCGCCACCAAGGGAGGTGCCGCGTGA
- a CDS encoding UPF0182 family protein — translation MRARSWFLIGLLVVAVLLLVGRTATALVVDHAWFVAMDAPALFWERVIDSVVLQGGAWVLGSAFAFANLYAVRRTIADVAMQSRVANLEFTSVVPHKRLLSATIILSMVVGALLAVPMTNWTDLALVRHGLAFGEIEGILDRDLGFYVYWLPFEEALYLWTLVSVVSLTAMVLVLYALTRSLRLEGRRIAASTHVRRHLSALGALVLVLLAWSYRLDAFDLLQYGSGAEGLFLHIDHRFTLRVDWLLSAMCGLAALIVLRTGWTGQLRTAFVTLTLVLVSAIGLRHIAPTIVARTDAFGEPARRDQDYVASRALFSRRAFDVDGIRPAQGVLELPMASLPLRASLWDERTLIGGLGASLSPSRDAGVLDLDAEPDSDGEGRRADRVGSRLLHRMVDAAPMGWTMADGRIAALLVRRPVAGGEPWRVSLVDATRPAVRDSAIDPFDARPRDHDGAWPLVAPGVSGAQLIDAAEVPGVPGASLGTTQSRIAHAWALRDATLLQADTINARALLIVTHRDVRERVERLAPIFVQGEQVFPVRDGDRLFWALHLYSASDRYPLSQRWQIGGGVYSYFKLSATALVDATTGRVRLIPVDRPDPLARTWMTKLPSLFAPATALPTSLVSQLPPATDGAAAQIRTFARYGSRLEGSILRHLPDSALVGGAPPALAMQIGATTTIGWTVPLLDAGDEIDGTATATGGAARVTYWTGITAPGKRWRIMLDRLAGALDSARAAVPDGARRDNRLRLARAEAVATTSGLFVVQPVLWSRGDGSLVVARVGVTDGDRVGIGATLSQALAAIGETTSGAGTMVGAPVTLLTPSPEEDAGRLYDVMRQALRRGDWGVFGTAFDSLGRVLGRTPQ, via the coding sequence ATGCGTGCACGTAGCTGGTTCCTGATCGGACTGCTCGTGGTAGCGGTGCTGCTGCTCGTTGGCCGCACCGCCACGGCGCTCGTTGTGGACCATGCGTGGTTTGTCGCCATGGACGCGCCCGCCCTGTTCTGGGAACGGGTGATCGATTCGGTCGTGCTGCAAGGTGGGGCCTGGGTGCTGGGGTCCGCGTTTGCATTTGCCAACCTGTACGCCGTACGTCGCACCATTGCCGACGTCGCGATGCAATCGCGCGTGGCCAATCTCGAGTTCACCTCGGTGGTGCCGCACAAGCGGCTGCTGTCCGCCACCATCATCCTGTCGATGGTGGTCGGGGCGCTGCTGGCCGTGCCGATGACCAATTGGACCGACCTCGCTCTCGTGCGGCACGGTCTGGCCTTTGGAGAGATCGAAGGCATCCTCGATCGCGATCTCGGCTTCTATGTGTACTGGTTGCCGTTCGAGGAGGCACTGTATCTGTGGACGCTGGTCAGTGTCGTATCGCTCACGGCCATGGTCCTGGTGCTGTATGCCCTCACACGCTCTCTGCGACTCGAAGGACGGCGTATCGCGGCTTCCACCCATGTCCGCCGCCACCTGAGCGCCCTGGGGGCGCTGGTGCTCGTGCTGCTGGCCTGGAGCTATCGCCTCGACGCCTTCGATCTCCTGCAGTACGGCAGCGGCGCAGAGGGGCTCTTCCTGCACATCGATCATCGATTCACCCTGCGCGTGGATTGGCTGCTCAGTGCGATGTGTGGTCTGGCGGCGCTGATCGTGTTGCGTACCGGTTGGACCGGCCAACTGCGCACCGCCTTCGTCACGCTGACGCTGGTGCTGGTGAGTGCGATCGGCCTCCGACATATCGCGCCGACCATTGTGGCGCGCACGGACGCCTTTGGAGAGCCGGCGCGGCGCGACCAGGACTATGTGGCCTCGAGGGCCTTGTTCAGTCGTCGCGCATTCGATGTGGATGGCATCCGACCAGCACAGGGCGTGCTCGAACTGCCCATGGCCTCTCTGCCCCTGCGCGCGAGCCTCTGGGATGAACGCACGCTGATCGGCGGTCTGGGGGCGAGTCTGTCTCCGTCGCGCGACGCCGGTGTGCTCGATCTCGATGCCGAGCCCGACAGCGATGGGGAGGGGCGGCGCGCGGATCGTGTCGGCAGCAGGCTGCTGCATCGCATGGTCGACGCCGCGCCGATGGGATGGACCATGGCCGATGGACGCATCGCCGCCTTGCTGGTGCGCCGGCCGGTGGCTGGCGGCGAGCCATGGCGTGTATCGCTGGTCGATGCGACCAGGCCTGCTGTGCGGGATAGCGCCATCGACCCCTTCGATGCCCGTCCCCGTGATCACGATGGCGCCTGGCCGCTGGTCGCCCCTGGTGTCAGTGGGGCACAGCTCATCGATGCCGCCGAGGTGCCTGGTGTCCCTGGCGCCTCGCTGGGGACCACCCAGTCACGCATTGCGCATGCCTGGGCGCTCCGCGACGCCACCCTGTTGCAGGCGGATACGATCAATGCGCGGGCGTTGCTCATCGTGACACACCGCGATGTGCGGGAGCGCGTGGAACGGCTCGCGCCGATCTTCGTGCAGGGCGAGCAGGTGTTCCCGGTCCGCGATGGTGACCGCCTCTTCTGGGCGCTGCACCTCTACAGCGCCTCCGACCGCTATCCGTTGAGTCAGCGATGGCAGATCGGTGGTGGCGTGTATTCGTATTTCAAGCTGTCGGCGACGGCCCTGGTGGATGCCACCACCGGCCGCGTGCGCCTCATTCCCGTCGACCGACCCGACCCGTTGGCCCGCACGTGGATGACCAAGCTGCCGTCACTGTTTGCTCCGGCGACCGCACTGCCCACCAGTTTGGTCAGCCAACTGCCACCGGCCACCGACGGCGCCGCCGCGCAGATCCGCACCTTCGCGCGATACGGCTCCCGTCTCGAGGGCTCGATCCTGCGGCATCTGCCGGACAGTGCGCTGGTGGGCGGTGCGCCGCCGGCCCTGGCCATGCAGATCGGCGCCACCACCACCATCGGCTGGACCGTGCCACTGCTTGATGCCGGCGATGAAATCGATGGCACCGCCACCGCGACCGGAGGAGCGGCCCGCGTGACGTATTGGACCGGCATCACGGCGCCCGGCAAACGGTGGCGCATCATGCTGGATCGTTTGGCGGGGGCCCTGGATAGTGCGCGCGCGGCGGTCCCGGACGGTGCACGGCGGGACAATCGGTTGCGGCTGGCCCGGGCCGAAGCGGTGGCCACCACCAGTGGCTTGTTCGTCGTCCAGCCGGTCCTCTGGTCACGGGGCGACGGCAGCCTGGTCGTGGCGCGGGTGGGCGTCACCGATGGAGACCGGGTGGGGATCGGGGCCACGCTGTCACAGGCCCTGGCCGCCATCGGGGAAACCACGTCCGGCGCCGGTACCATGGTGGGAGCGCCGGTCACACTGCTCACCCCATCGCCCGAAGAAGATGCCGGCCGCCTGTACGATGTCATGCGGCAGGCCCTCCGTCGCGGCGATTGGGGCGTATTCGGGACAGCGTTCGATAGCCTCGGGCGCGTATTGGGACGTACGCCGCAGTGA
- a CDS encoding phosphomannomutase/phosphoglucomutase: MAISQTIFRQYDIRGIVGQDLTIEVAYGLGRGYAALLAQRGIQGAVAVGRDNRPTGDALRDALVRGLTECGVDVVDVGVVPTPLLYWSLHHEPVVGGIQITGSHNPPEYNGFKMCLGTASLHGADIQTLYQLIIGGQFPSGSGQVRHVEVIDRYVADIVARIGPLTHADGTPIKVVYDCGNGAGALVAPQLMEALGVQGIGLFTESDGSFPNHHPDPTVPENLEDCIAAVASSGAELGVAFDGDADRIGVVDRNGRIIWGDHILILYARDVLARTGAGQPIIFDVKCSQALTDGISQAGGTPVMWKTGHSLIKDKMKEMHAPIAGEMSGHMFFTEGFYGHDDALYAAARLLRIVADSGKRVDELLADVPHFVSTPEIRIDTDDDTKFAIMAKAVPHFTASYDVIDVDGVRVLFGDGWGLLRASNTQPVIVARYEARSEERLAEIRGVMEGWLREQGVTL, from the coding sequence ATGGCCATCAGTCAAACGATCTTTCGGCAGTACGACATTCGCGGCATCGTCGGTCAGGACCTGACCATCGAAGTTGCGTATGGACTGGGACGGGGATACGCCGCGTTGCTCGCCCAACGGGGGATTCAGGGCGCGGTGGCGGTTGGCCGCGACAATCGCCCGACCGGCGATGCCCTGCGAGACGCCCTCGTTCGTGGCCTCACCGAATGTGGCGTGGATGTGGTGGACGTGGGGGTGGTTCCCACCCCGCTGCTCTACTGGTCGCTGCACCACGAACCCGTGGTGGGCGGCATCCAGATCACCGGTTCACACAACCCGCCCGAGTACAACGGCTTCAAGATGTGCCTCGGTACGGCGTCGCTGCACGGCGCCGATATCCAGACACTGTACCAGTTGATCATCGGCGGGCAGTTCCCGTCGGGCAGCGGCCAGGTGCGGCACGTCGAAGTCATCGACCGCTACGTTGCCGACATCGTCGCCCGCATCGGCCCGCTCACCCATGCCGATGGCACGCCCATCAAGGTCGTGTACGACTGCGGCAACGGCGCCGGTGCGCTGGTCGCTCCGCAGCTCATGGAGGCGCTGGGGGTACAGGGCATCGGCCTGTTCACCGAGAGTGACGGCTCGTTTCCCAATCACCATCCCGATCCTACCGTCCCCGAGAATCTCGAGGACTGCATTGCGGCCGTGGCCTCATCCGGCGCGGAACTGGGCGTCGCCTTCGATGGTGATGCCGATCGCATTGGTGTGGTGGATCGCAACGGTCGCATCATCTGGGGCGATCACATCCTGATCCTGTATGCACGCGACGTGCTCGCGCGCACCGGGGCAGGACAGCCGATCATCTTCGATGTGAAGTGCTCACAGGCGCTCACCGACGGCATCAGCCAGGCCGGTGGCACGCCGGTGATGTGGAAGACCGGTCACTCCCTCATCAAGGACAAGATGAAGGAGATGCATGCGCCGATCGCGGGCGAAATGTCGGGCCACATGTTTTTCACCGAAGGCTTTTACGGACACGATGACGCCCTGTATGCGGCAGCCCGGTTGCTGCGCATCGTGGCCGACTCCGGCAAGCGCGTGGACGAACTGCTCGCCGATGTGCCGCATTTTGTATCGACACCGGAAATCCGCATCGATACCGACGACGACACCAAGTTCGCCATCATGGCGAAGGCCGTGCCGCACTTCACCGCGTCCTACGATGTGATCGATGTGGACGGGGTGCGTGTGTTGTTCGGCGATGGATGGGGTCTGCTGCGCGCCTCGAATACGCAGCCCGTGATCGTGGCGCGGTACGAAGCCCGCAGCGAAGAGCGCCTGGCCGAGATTCGCGGGGTGATGGAAGGTTGGTTGCGTGAGCAGGGCGTCACGCTGTGA
- a CDS encoding NADH-quinone oxidoreductase subunit N yields the protein MPDAMSAGAILRALLPEMLLSGGAMLLLLASVWTPQGNQPGAAEGAERTSVLARFGVILCLVVGLAVVIAWGDGAAGTPDGRVAGDGFRWAVDLVILLGTALALMLLEAEHQRSAAFGPEVPSLMLLASTGMMVLAGARDLMFVFLGVELMSLAVYVLAGVNRRSARSAEAAVKYFLLGAISSGFLLYGMALLFGATGSTRLQDITEWAAAQATLSPLFMSGVALLLVGLAFKVAAAPFHLWTPDVYDGAPLPVTAFMSATVKTAAFAVFARIMIEGLAVAAPRWHMGLWWLAAVTMVVGNVFALSQRNLVRMLAYSSIAHAGYLLVSIIVGDAAGTSALIFYVVSYTLATMGAFGVLITINGGRDRAPTLDDIAGLWLVRPWLAIAMTVFLLAFMGMPVLGGMGFFAKWYILQAALQAPAPQTILAVVLVIASAVSAAYYLAVVSAMFMRPRPEGQPVPSTTPLNQSLIATAAVALLVFGLYPTPIMELARRATTTTSPTSNPAAPRGEVRLQTASVPR from the coding sequence ATGCCCGACGCTATGTCTGCCGGCGCGATCCTGCGCGCCCTTCTTCCCGAGATGCTGCTTTCCGGCGGCGCGATGCTGCTGCTGCTGGCATCGGTCTGGACGCCGCAAGGCAATCAGCCCGGTGCCGCGGAAGGTGCCGAACGCACCTCGGTGCTCGCGCGCTTTGGTGTCATTCTCTGCCTCGTGGTGGGCCTGGCGGTGGTGATCGCCTGGGGTGATGGTGCAGCCGGCACCCCCGACGGCCGCGTGGCCGGTGACGGGTTCCGGTGGGCCGTTGACCTCGTGATCCTGCTCGGCACCGCGCTGGCGCTCATGCTGCTCGAAGCCGAGCATCAGCGCAGTGCGGCGTTTGGTCCGGAAGTCCCGTCACTGATGTTGCTCGCGTCCACCGGCATGATGGTCCTCGCCGGCGCGCGGGACCTGATGTTCGTGTTCCTCGGTGTCGAACTGATGTCGCTCGCTGTGTACGTGCTGGCCGGCGTGAATCGTCGCAGCGCACGCAGTGCCGAAGCGGCCGTGAAGTACTTCCTGCTCGGCGCCATCTCGAGTGGGTTCCTGCTGTACGGCATGGCGTTGCTGTTCGGTGCCACCGGCAGCACGCGGCTCCAGGACATCACCGAATGGGCGGCCGCTCAGGCGACGCTGTCGCCGTTGTTCATGTCTGGTGTGGCTCTGCTGCTGGTGGGGCTCGCGTTCAAGGTCGCCGCGGCACCGTTCCATCTCTGGACCCCTGATGTGTACGACGGTGCGCCACTCCCGGTGACCGCCTTCATGTCGGCAACGGTGAAGACGGCCGCGTTCGCCGTGTTCGCCCGGATCATGATCGAAGGCCTGGCCGTCGCCGCGCCGCGCTGGCACATGGGTCTGTGGTGGTTGGCCGCGGTGACGATGGTGGTGGGCAATGTGTTTGCGCTCTCGCAGCGCAACCTGGTGCGCATGCTCGCGTACTCCAGCATCGCCCACGCCGGATATCTGTTGGTGTCCATCATCGTGGGCGACGCCGCTGGCACCAGCGCCCTGATCTTCTACGTCGTGTCCTACACGTTGGCGACGATGGGGGCCTTTGGGGTGCTCATCACGATCAACGGCGGCCGCGACCGCGCTCCCACGCTCGACGATATCGCCGGCCTGTGGCTGGTGCGTCCATGGTTGGCGATCGCGATGACCGTGTTCCTGTTGGCGTTCATGGGCATGCCGGTCCTGGGTGGCATGGGCTTCTTTGCGAAGTGGTACATCCTGCAGGCCGCACTGCAGGCCCCTGCGCCACAAACCATCCTGGCGGTGGTGCTGGTGATCGCCAGTGCGGTGTCGGCGGCGTACTATCTGGCGGTCGTGTCGGCGATGTTCATGCGCCCACGTCCAGAAGGTCAGCCGGTGCCGTCCACCACACCGCTGAACCAGTCGCTGATCGCGACGGCAGCGGTTGCACTGCTGGTCTTTGGGCTGTATCCCACGCCCATCATGGAATTGGCTCGACGTGCGACCACCACCACGTCACCAACGTCGAATCCCGCCGCACCGCGCGGCGAGGTACGTTTGCAGACAGCAAGCGTTCCGCGCTGA
- a CDS encoding complex I subunit 4 family protein, whose amino-acid sequence MMRDMLLSLGIDRWVLPAMLLWPVLAAVLVRIGGRDVSRDDAGNEAPSGGPDARVLTLAALAVEALLAVAVWGVFDVDGRGWQARVDIPWLADLGATLSLGVDGLSLPMVVLTAFVVPLALLGSWNNVRVRTPAFGALLLLLTSGLVGVFITLDLLAFYLAWELMLIPTYLLVGVWGAAGTSRASLRYVLFTLVGSLLMLVAIIALWNAGGGTSLHIDHLLQVALSPRAQLWMFLAFFAAFAVKSALVPFHTWLPDAQSAAPTVAAVTLGLKVGAYAILRFAIPLFPAAAMDYTVRSTILVLSVIAVVYGALVAMAQRDFKRVISYSSVSHLGLIMLGSFVLTPQSVQGAVMSIVSSGIATTALFLLAGMLEDRRATTAFSAFGGLAKVLPWFSVALIVSMLSTVALPGTIGFVGEFLVLIGTYAEFPVLAVIATSGVIFAAVYGLRAVQQLLFEKVDTEANGALPDLSGRERFVMVTLVAAMVYLGVAPHAILQRADRASQALIESVRFGPNAPTTLPPVSLSR is encoded by the coding sequence ATGATGCGCGATATGCTGCTTTCCCTGGGAATCGATCGCTGGGTGTTGCCGGCGATGCTGCTGTGGCCAGTGCTGGCCGCGGTGCTGGTGCGCATTGGTGGACGTGATGTGTCGCGTGACGATGCCGGCAACGAAGCGCCGAGCGGCGGCCCGGACGCCCGTGTGCTGACGTTGGCCGCGCTGGCTGTCGAGGCGCTGTTGGCCGTTGCCGTGTGGGGCGTGTTCGACGTGGACGGGCGTGGTTGGCAGGCACGGGTGGACATCCCCTGGCTCGCCGATCTGGGCGCGACGCTGAGCCTTGGTGTGGATGGCCTGTCGCTGCCGATGGTGGTGCTCACGGCGTTCGTGGTGCCGCTCGCCCTGTTGGGTTCGTGGAACAACGTGCGCGTGCGGACACCGGCCTTTGGTGCCCTGCTGCTGTTGCTCACCAGTGGACTCGTGGGCGTGTTCATCACGCTCGACCTGCTGGCGTTCTACCTGGCGTGGGAACTGATGCTCATTCCCACCTACCTGTTGGTGGGTGTGTGGGGCGCCGCCGGCACCTCGCGGGCCAGCCTGCGCTACGTGCTCTTCACGCTGGTGGGATCGCTGCTGATGCTGGTCGCAATCATCGCGCTGTGGAACGCCGGCGGTGGCACGTCGCTGCATATCGACCACTTGCTGCAGGTGGCGCTTTCGCCGCGGGCACAGCTCTGGATGTTCCTCGCGTTTTTTGCCGCCTTCGCGGTGAAGTCCGCGCTGGTGCCGTTCCACACGTGGTTGCCCGATGCCCAGAGCGCCGCTCCGACCGTGGCTGCGGTGACACTGGGTCTCAAGGTTGGTGCGTACGCGATTCTGCGTTTTGCCATCCCGCTCTTTCCGGCGGCGGCCATGGACTACACGGTGCGTAGCACGATCCTGGTGCTGTCGGTCATCGCGGTGGTCTATGGCGCACTGGTGGCCATGGCGCAGCGCGACTTCAAGCGCGTGATCTCGTACAGCTCCGTCAGCCACTTGGGTCTCATCATGCTGGGCAGCTTCGTGCTGACCCCGCAGAGTGTGCAGGGTGCGGTGATGAGCATTGTCAGCAGCGGCATCGCCACCACGGCGCTGTTCCTGTTGGCCGGCATGCTCGAAGACCGACGGGCCACCACCGCCTTCTCCGCATTTGGCGGTCTGGCGAAGGTGCTTCCGTGGTTCAGCGTGGCACTCATCGTGTCCATGTTGTCCACCGTGGCCTTGCCTGGGACCATCGGCTTCGTGGGCGAGTTCCTGGTGCTGATCGGCACCTATGCGGAATTCCCGGTGCTCGCCGTCATCGCCACATCGGGTGTGATCTTCGCGGCCGTGTACGGCCTGCGCGCCGTACAGCAGTTGCTGTTTGAAAAGGTGGACACCGAAGCCAATGGCGCGCTTCCCGACCTGTCCGGTCGTGAGCGTTTTGTCATGGTGACGCTGGTGGCCGCCATGGTCTATCTGGGCGTGGCTCCTCACGCCATCCTGCAGCGCGCCGACCGCGCGTCGCAGGCCCTGATCGAGTCGGTTCGGTTCGGCCCCAATGCCCCGACGACGCTTCCGCCTGTGTCGCTGAGTCGCTGA